The Solanum dulcamara chromosome 2, daSolDulc1.2, whole genome shotgun sequence region CTCATTTAATGCGAGAAGGTTTAATGAGGCAAGGACATTGGAAAGTCAAGTTGATTTATACATTATACTAGTCAAGGGAAATACAAAGAAATTTCAGGTACCAGCCAAGGAGTTAAATTCATTATAAGTCTCTACTTCAGTCATTCATCAGGAAAAAGGGTCTCTACTTCCgtcataacaataacaatacgTCTAACAATCTCCATATTGTCTCTATTCACCACAAAGAATGTTCTCAACACCCACAGACAAGCAGATACCAACCATGAAACATGGGGACTCACAGAGAAACAGAGTGCATACCTTCATGTAATTACGCACGTGACTCAAGCTTTCAGGCACACTCCACTTCTTGAAGTGTCCAAGAGCCACCTCGAGATGGTACAGTTTTGGAGCCAAGCTCATATCAACTGAACAAATATTCTGCCCATTGACATATGGTCCCTGATGAAATTCACAACCAATAGAAGTTAACATCATGGTAAAAAATGAGAGGCGCATATTTTAAGTTAAACATATCAGACAGTTCAATGTAAAGCAGCATACATGAGCCTTGAGATGCTCTTCCAAAGCCTTCAATTCATCAAGCAGAGCCTGCTCAGTACCGTCACTAGAATCCTTGCTCTTCAGAAATGAGACAAAGGTAGGAAATATTTTTGAGCCCCTGCAGTTCTAAGCAAGTTACAAATGATATTCCAACCATTGACACcaatgaaataaaaatcaaacCGCAACAGACACTAACTTATTACCATGataaattatacaaatacaGTATAGAGACAATCATGTAAAGGAAACACTCGATAGATAAACAAATTGATTACTCCTCTGTTCCAATTGAGTGTCCATTTTGACTTGGCATATGAAGAGATGAGAATCTAAAGGTGAAACATATGAAGCACAATGGTAACCTTTTTGCTTCTCCAAACAAGTAAGAGAAATGTGGTATTCAGTAACGcaaaattaaaatgaatgaGGTGGAGTTTGGTTCAAAAGTTTGAAAAAGAGTCTCTTGAGAACTTCATTTAGATTGCTGTAAGAACTgttcttcaaaattttaaatcataTGCCACCTAAGACATTTGAGATAGACAACGAAGAAAAATATGTAAATTCAATTTGGAACACAGGAAGGGTTTTTGCTTGATCTAAAGAAACTCAAGCTACAAAAGTGAAGAGAACTAACACAAAGCTTCATTAAAATGTAGGTTGCAAAAACCTAAGACGAATTCACAAATCACTTCCCTCCAAGGAATAAAGAACAAAAGGTTGGGGAAGTAAAACCAAGAAACCTTTCTGcagaattttgaagaaaaaaatgtcaTGTTAAAGTAATTGGAAACAGCAACTCTGTAAAACGCTTCCACTGTTGATTTCAATACGGAGTTCGAGAAAAGAAAACGTCAgtaattttcatcttttttttttattttaataacttGTGCTGCATATAACATGAAGTTCCAACTTATAAGTATATTCATGACCCAAAACACAAAAATCTAAAGCAAATTATGTGATGCAGCCAATAAAACAAGCAGAGAAAAGCATCCAAGGGTGTGGCcgagtggtcaatgaagtgtaTTGAGAACTATGAGGTTTCAGGTTCAAATCCTAACGGAGATAAAAACGCTAGATGATTTCTTCCCATCTGTAGCCTtagccttggtggacagagttacctgGTCCTTGTCGTGTTGTTGGTGGGATGTGGCAGGTATCCATTGGACTTAGTTGAGGTCTAGAGAAATGTGCACAATGTAGAAACTTATTTAAAGACATGGAGAAAGTAGGAAGGAAACATACACAGAGGCAAACTCAGGGGGAGCAATGAGAGATGGATTTGGGTATTTCTCTTCAATAAGCCCAACAATGACATCAGAATCAGGGATCCATTTGTCACCAAAATTGATCACGGGAACTTTCCCTTCTGGGTTCACCTCCAAGAACCTAAAATAATAACCCGAAAACAAAATTTTCAGTCTTCAGAATGAAAAAATGTAACctttgaaacaaaaaaaaaacacaagttTGCTTTCAATTTTACCATTTGGGTTTGTCACTAACATTGATCAAGTGCATCTTGTAGgtcactttcttttcctccaAGGTCAGAAGTGCCCTTTGGCTAAATGGACCTTAATATCACAAAACCAtcaaaaattcagaaaaattgaaaccaaacacatgaaaaattgcaaaacacacacacaaactAAGCTAGCGTTTGGCTGATTTTAAGAGTAGATTTGCAAAGAAATTTGATcagattttggatttttggaACTTCCACTTCCAAAACTTCAAACTTTTTCCAAATAAAGTGCATGTCtaaacataacttcaaattccaaatatcataacttcaataaattcaaattttcaagtttcaacttcaaaatctaCGACCATTTGGCCAAACGAGAGCTAAAACAATGGTATATATCTTAGAGATCACGAGATTACAGTCTCACAAGTACACTTTTGACTAAATGGACCTTAATAATATCACAAAACCATCACAATTTCagaaaatttgaaatgaaaaccATGAAAATCTGCCCCAAAACACACATACACAAACACAAACTAAAACAAGGGTATAAATCTTAGAGAGCAAGATATAACAGTCAGTCTTTAGCAGTACCCTTTGGCTACATGTACCTCAGAATCAAGAAACCATCTCAAATTCAGAAAAATTGAAACCAACCCCTGAAAATTCGCCCAAACaacaacacacacaaaaaaaacaaaggTATAAATCTTACAAAGCAGGAAATTTACAGTCTTTAGAAGTACCCTTTGGCTAAATAAACCTCAAAATCAAGAAACCATCACAAATTCAGAAAAATTCAAACCAACACATGGATTGCCCAAAAaacaacacacacacacacaaaaaaaaagtataaatcTTAGAAAGCAGGAAATTTACAATCTTTAGAAGTACCCTTTGGCTAAATAAACCTCAAAATCAAGAAACCATCACAAGTTCAGAAAAATTCAAACGAAGCATGAAAATTTGCCCCAGCaacaacacacaaaaaaacaaaGGTATAAATCTTACAGAGAGAGAAATTTACAGTCTTTATACATACCCTTTAGCTAAATATACTTCAAAATCAAGAAACCATCACAAATTCAGGAAAACTGAAACCAACCCATGAAAATTTGCCCAAAAAACAACGAACACACAAAAGGGTATGCATATATCTCAAAAGGGAAGTACCCTTTGGCTAAATGGACCTCAGAATCAAGAATCCATCACAAAACTCAGAAAAAGTGAAACCAACCCATGAAAATTACCCTTAAGCTAAATGTACCTCAAAATCAAGAAACCATcacaaattcataaaaattcaaACCAACCCATGAAAAATTGCCCAAAAACCAACACCACCACACACAAGTTTGGGTATGCAAATATCTCAAAAGGGCTAGAAATTACAGTCTCCAAGGACATTAGGGGCTCCCACAGCAGCCTTCACACAAATTTCAACAGCCATTTTTTATGAACAGCAACTTCACTGTACAATTCTGAAGAAAATAACTCACAAATCGAGTGTCAATTGTGTGTACAAAGTGTACAATATAACCTTTATTTAAAGCATTTTCAACATGTCTAATTCTTAAGTTGGGGCTACGTTGCAAAATTGTGTTCACAGACGTGGacgaaaatattatttttttcaagttgaatccaaaaacttatgaaaatttgaaatttaatttgaagttaaattttaaaaaaattaagaatttgaaaaattataaaaggGAAACACGAGGTTTAtccatagattttttttatcttttttaattatatgtatCAACTTTAAGTAGGAAACACATGAGGTTTTACGGTTTATTAAAATGAATGTGtaaaattaaatgaaatgatataGTTTATATAATTAACTTAACCAAAAAGATAAATGAATGAGaatatacaatttttattttatcaaaattttaattaaaagtgtCTATTATGAATTAAGATGTTCAATTGAAACACGACTTAATTTGAATGTTTAAATTAAATactttatcaaattaaagaagtTGATTGTGTATTGAGTCATTGTTGTATTATCACAAAAATCATGGATCACTATCGACGATTATCATTATCAATCATCACTATATTGTATTTCCTTCGTCTTATATTAGCTGATCATTTTTTTTACATGcatattaaaaaatcataaataaaaggATAATTTTACTAATTCACTACTTAAAAACTTCTTTGGAACTTTACAAACAAGTGTTAACactttcaaaaagaattaatCGCAAGTATAATATGAGAAAAAGATTAATCAATGCTTTCTTAATTTAGTAAAATGATCGACTAATATGGacaactatttttagtatagtgaTCAATTAACATGAGACAGATAGAGTATTACCAATTACAATTATTCGTCATTTATTGCCATTGATTATTACTATCATCGACTATAGTTATAATTATTACCAATAATTATCGCTGTTAATCACCATTATCAATCATCATCACTATTAACCATTTTATATCTACAACCACCACCATTATTCAATACCACCATCAATCATCACTCTAGTCAACTTCTACCACTTCTACCACTTCTACCACCACCATTGTTGGCCACACCATCACTGACtaccattttttaaaaatgttttatTTATGCAATCAAGAAATATtagtatttatatttatttatttattttatgaaaataattttacacatttaaaattttgagaaaaaaagttAATTTAACTATTTAGTATTTAGATTTTAatgttatattttaataaatatatttatattaaattcaaacaTCTTAATTTCTtataatattcaaatatatttaatttcatatgtttacatattttttaaaaaataaaaaatctaaatataattatataacaAAATTCCTTTATCTAAATTTACATCAActaataattaatttgatttcaTACTTcaaaacaatctaaataaattGATAGATAGGGAgtaattgtttttgttttgtctAGTCATTTTCTAGGCGTATAATGATTTAAGAATGAAAATGAAATCtattaacaatttttttgtGGCTAAGAtctatttcaatataaattaaattgatCTTGGACATTGAAATAACATAAtatcatgaaattgattttattGGTATAACTTTAAAGGTATAATTTTGATGTGACTTAAAGTGCCACCATCATGAGAATCACACTTTAAGAATACTATCCAAAAAGAACCTTTTATATgcctaaaataatttttttaaaaaggacaAAATTCCCATTATTTTGTTGATgctagagaaaaagaaaaaggtttgaaaatgattattccgtttttcttttcttttttctttctggatctttatacaaataattgactaaattcattatttttcttaatcaaTTTACAAagattatatatgtatatacatgttataaaataaattaacttaacaaattaataaaaaaaaatgacaataagagaaagagagagttgagaaaTTTCTGCGTGTGTTCTTCATTGTTGAAAATATGGCTATATTTATAACCAATTGACAAAGACAAAAGGTGGGCAACTTGACCATTTAAGTGGTCCATTTAATTAATGGAACATCCACTAataatacttatattatatactTGTTAATTAGTTATACATTCAAGCGATTAGATGGATATGAAAGATAAGAATTATGATAAAATGTTAGTAAGTAATCGAGCGTTATCTAATTTCTTtatcaatattattataattattactcTTCTTCTatcttattcttcaattttattattattcattattttttttgctttgaTTATTGTAATCTTTATTGTCATTATTGCCcgcttcttcttttatttttagcaTATCTTCTTCACTATTAAATTTCCTTTATATGGTTGCTTTCAATATGCTTACTTAAGAATCAAATACCAAATTCTGAAAGTTGTATAGCACTAAATTCCCATAGAATAGACCCTTTAATATGCCCAATTTTTCTACTATAATATGACGAGAGACTAATCCTTCAAAAACAAAAGGATCAAAACCTTTCATTCCACGTCTAAATTAAAAggatatatttttcttttttcttttttcttttttcaaaaatcaaaccaaaaattTTTGGGAAATCAAATACATTCCAAGATAAATTTACATAGAAATTAACACTattgttcttcaatttcaaaatgAACCCCAAAATACGTATAGATTATTCATTATCttataaaagaatattttttttaaaactataataatattttttttttctttcttcaaaaTGAGAAATTTTCAGTTGATAAAAAGGTGACAATCGTTGTTAACATGGTTATAGTTTATATTACTTCTTGACTTTCGTTGAAATATATTAAGAATTTTTCTAATATCAAGCATATTGCAATCTAGCTTTATTGGCGattgttcatttttatttgttcaatttgaGCTTTACACgacttttaatatataataattgatAAAACTAGGAGCGGTAAAATTAAATCCAACTCGTCCAACCTAATTTGTTTAAGTATTGAGCTGATATGTAATCTGAATTGACTAATGAGAAATCttgttaaaatatatatatattttttcaatttgatatgttatatattgccataataaagaaaaaataattttattaggtactaaaatagtttaaaagaaaaaataaaaacaattaagcttaataaaaattggattggattggctCTTGACCCGTTTTATAACTCATTAGCTAACCCATTTTGACTCAACCCGTTTTGACCCAAACTAATTTGGGTTGGGTTGAGTTGGGTTTTGACTCAATTATTGTCTTAACCCATTATGACCCGTCCAAACTCAACTCGCCTAATTGCCACCCCTAGTTGACATGAGTATTTTAACCGCAAAATTAATATTAACTTATGCTTTATCTTAGATTTTGAGATATGATTtagaaataagtaattaatactgaagataaaatatgaaaatgatattttattaatataataaataagtaaaaatgaatgaaaaatattttgaatatatatttgaGAGAAGAGTTGAAAACACCTTTGATCTTGACGCGAATTATTAATTTCGTTCTTAAATTATTGATAGCCTTAAAAATAGATTTCTACTTGATTAACTAAATTTAAATACACCTCTCTCATGTCTTATACATAAACACATTATTCACGCATGTCCACATGAAATTTTCTACTAATATGACATATacaaaagtatatatatacatataataattaaaaaaagagagaaatggTGAAAATACTTCTTAACTTGACGCGTATTATTAATTTCGATATCGAActattgatatttttaaaaataatatttacttaattaattgAATTTAAATATACCTTAGATCTAGCACTAGATTTCGGAGTatatatctttaaaaaaaaacaaaaagatattGTATGATTGGACATTTGACCGACCAAAATTTTGGTGCCACCGAGTGGCGGCGGCATGTTGACATTCAATTTTTTCATCAATGAAAACCCTAAACCAAAaacatattattataataatagcttttaataataatatagcaGTTTCTTATTtagtatttaattaaaattaattaatcatttCCAGCTAATTCTTCTTCATCACTCATTTTTTTCACACACAAATCCCcacaagtttatatttttttacatatttgTTTATTGGGATTTGATCCTTttaatttttccagttttttggaGGTGGGGTTGTTGTTTTCTtgcttaaattttcaatttttaatcaattttggTTATCATTACTTTATAAAAAGTATCAtggaataaaaaatatttgatggctgCTGTTATAATATTGATATTATCAATTTTGTTGAGTATATCATCATCAATTACAAGGAGGAGAAGACCATCTTCAATAAAGGTAGAATCTTTAGTTTATGGGTTTTTgatattcttgatttttttcctgattcttgatttctttttgGGGTTTTTTTTCACTATGTTGTGTTGTGGGTCTGTAAGTAGGAGTAAGTTATTGTGTGAAATGAATTAGTTTGTATTTTTGTTAGTTTTAGTAATTGTGAGGATTGATGATGATATTATATGAgcttaaatgaaaaaaaatctgTATTCATATAGCTGATCCGAACTTGTTGGGGGTTGTTGTATAGTAATTGTGAGAATTATAGCTATGTGAGCTTTGCAAAACATAGTTCATTTTTGAGTTCAAATAAAGGAAGATAGTTGTGGTAGGACAATATGTGTACACAAGATTGATGcataattttgattttcttcTGAATTGGGTGTAGGGGAAGGGGAAATGGGAGAGGGGGTTACAAGATGGGGAATTGAACTCTCATCGACAAGGTGAACGTTCAGATAATCAACCAACGGAATTACTAAGATTTCCTCAATTGAGGCACAGTTGAATCTTCTGAATATACATAAAATTCGTATAACCGATTTCAACTAGTTTGGAATTGTGTCCTATTTGTTTGAGAGTGATGATAGGGAATGATTCTGTTGGGTTTTGAGTTGACTTTTGTGTTGTGTCTAATGATAGTAATTTGATGTCTTTTATGATGGCTCTGGGTTGGACTTTCTCAGTGTTGGGATTTAcccctccatttcaatttgatTGTCTATGGtacatttaagaaaataaataaaaattttgaatcttgtggtgttaaactaaagatacgtagaatgtaccaaaatgctttttaatcttgtggtcttaaacatgctatgtggaaagttagaattaaagagttgacaaaaaaggaaaaatgcattattttttaaatggactaaaaaggaaagtaagacaaataaattgaaatgaaggGGGTATACTTTATTGATAATGATGATTTTTAATAACTATGGTCTGCTGCTTTTGAGCTCTGGGAGAACATATTTGACTATGTGCCTCTACTTTATCTACACCTGTGAATTGTGATGTTTGAAGGTATACTATGTTCATTTCTTTGGCTAAAGCAGCAGAGAACATGTATTTTACACATCAGTAAATCTTTTCTCATTTTCTGTAAATCAAGATCCACATCTAAAGCTCTCTCATCTGTGTGATTTAGATGAAATAAGCCCCCCTTCTTTTCTTGGCAGCTATCTTACTGATCTGAATTTGGCTGGCTGTATTGTCTTTTATTCGAAAAGTgctccccctccccccccccccccaactcAAAACTAATGGTTCTGTTTAACATGGTGTGAATGATAGTTTTGCACTTTCCTAGTTTTAGTTTTAAATGCTGTCAATGGATATTGCCTCCTTGGGTGATTAAATGTAAGTTATGCTAAATTCACTAGAAACACCACTCTGAAAGGCATATGGTTAGCTATTGTCTCTGAATTTTTTCTTGTATTGTTTGTTTTGTGCAGAGGGATGTAGCCATTTGTGTGCAAGAACTAAGAACTACCATTAATGTGTCTTTGCTTATATTAAAATGCTTTTGTGATAGAAAGCATTATTTTATTGCATCAGTGAAAAGTAATAAGTTCCAAACAACATTCAATGTGATTTGGGATGTTTGTTTTGGAATTACAATTATTTATTTCCTCCATTTCTGCAAACATATTCTATTTCTGGGATGGTGGCATGCCTTTCAAGTCAGTTATATGTATTTGTTCAAATCTGCTAGAATGAAGTGTTAGTATGTCACAATGTCTTTAGAGTTGGTGTGTACAATTTTAGTAATTAGTTAATCCTTTAGAACATCGTTAGCATTCGTGTTAGATTTTAGCATCAAATTGATACTTCTTTGGTTAAATACAGAATATGGATTCTACCTCATACCTTGTTTGTTATATTCTATTATCACCAAGTCATTTGTATATCTCTTCCCTtctgttattttcttgaaaaatcatgatttgcATCTATTTTGCTCTTGTAGACATAATTGTTAATCTGGAAAACTAACAAAATTCTCGTCATGTCTGAACAGTGCCTGGTTTATTCAACCAGACGAGTTAAAGAGTTCTTGAAATAGATGGAAGGGAAGCAGCACACACCAAGTGTTATAGCAAGGCTGATGAGCCTTGACGAGCTTCCACCTAGGCAGCACCTCCCTGTTAAGAGAAGGAGAGTACTCTCTGAGAACTATCTCCAGAAAACGGCTTCTATAGGTTTGCGAGAGAAGAGTTCATTCTCTGTTGGCTTCTCCCGTGGAATAAATACTCAGAAGTGTCGAGTAGTTAAAGATGTATCTGCAGCCAAGTTGAAGATGCAGAAATATACTAATTCGAGTTTTACTTCAATAAAGGAGAAGCATTCTTATTTTAAGGACTCCAAAGGTACCTCAGAAAGTTTACTTTCAACCAAGCATTTGCGTGATCTACAGGCTTCTAAACCCTATTGCCAGCCGGTTCACTCAGTTGTTGCTAAGCCAATTGGCAAGATGTCTACTAGGACTATTGCTGAAGAAAAGAATTCGAGATCTCTTCAGACACTTGAGATTGGTACACCTAAAGATGACGTTGGAGAATGTTCTATTCATCACTTGAAGAAAATAAGCTTTCGGCTTGATCCAAATGCAAACATGCCTCATCCATCTACAAGAATTATTGTGGTCAAACCTAGTTCTGGAAAGTATCGTAAAACTAAACATCAGCCAGTTTCTCTTAGGCATGGTTTGGAGTCTGATCCCGTTGATTTCAAGTACAAGAAATTCACAGAACATGAAAATGGGGCAGTACATAATGAGAAACCAGGAAGAGCAGAAAGCATCAGTGACACTTTTCTGAAGGCCGAGGTTCTAAAGCTGCCTTCTTCAAAATTGTTTTGTACACAAAGAAAAGATAATACTCTAAATTTCTTTTCAAAGAGGTCATCTTTTTCCAAAGACATCAAGAAGCAAAACATTGAAAGATGGAGGCTGACGAATGATCTTCAAGAAGTTGAAACAACTTGTAGAAGCCAGAATCTTGGAgaaatgcttgctacggataaCTTAGAAACTAGGCCTCAATTTTTGGACTCCAAGCGTGACTCGCATAGTTTTAGCAGTTCATTCAGTGTGAACACTCAGATCTCAGGCTCTTGCAGCAAGAATTCGCCAATTCCAAATCATTCTGCTGGTTCTAGGGTAGCCTCTGGAAGTCCTGAAGGTACAATCGGCCATAAAGCTTCTCTATATGGCTGGCATCTGAGGCAGAAAGTAGCTGTTACTGAGAAACATTCCAAGTCTATGAACCAAAAACAGAAAGATAATGTGGAAtatagagacttgaacttgaaggAAACCAATCAGCATAGTCCAAATTCAGTTCTGGAGCCACCTTTCCAGGAAGAGAAACCCTGTACCTCTGCATTCCACGGCTTATGTAGTAAGTAAACATAAACCTTAGTTAACTATTTTCTCAACAGCTTTCATCCAATCTCATTTTTGTTCTTCTGAATTTGTAAGGTGCAGCACGGCAACTTCAGTTTCTTGAGACCAACTCTGAGGAAACATATTCAGAAGGATCTGAAATGGATGTCTCAAGTGATGGAGACTCTGAGATAGGGTCTCCGGATCTCCTTCAAGATAGTGAAAACATATTGAAAGATTTCAAAACTGCAGATGGCAGGGACTTTTCCTACCTGATTGATGTTTTAGATGAGGCCAGTTTGCATGGCATGAACCTAGGAATGTGTTTTGAGACTTGGAATTCTTTGGAATGTCCTGTGAATCCCTCAGTGTTTGACTTGTTAGAGAAGAAATACGGGAAACAAACATCTTGGCTGAAATCAGAAAGGAAACTTCTGTTTGACC contains the following coding sequences:
- the LOC129881041 gene encoding glutathione S-transferase DHAR1, mitochondrial-like encodes the protein MAVEICVKAAVGAPNVLGDCPFSQRALLTLEEKKVTYKMHLINVSDKPKWFLEVNPEGKVPVINFGDKWIPDSDVIVGLIEEKYPNPSLIAPPEFASVGSKIFPTFVSFLKSKDSSDGTEQALLDELKALEEHLKAHGPYVNGQNICSVDMSLAPKLYHLEVALGHFKKWSVPESLSHVRNYMKLLFERESFQKTKAEEKYVIAGWAPKVNP
- the LOC129881036 gene encoding uncharacterized protein LOC129881036, whose product is MEGKQHTPSVIARLMSLDELPPRQHLPVKRRRVLSENYLQKTASIGLREKSSFSVGFSRGINTQKCRVVKDVSAAKLKMQKYTNSSFTSIKEKHSYFKDSKGTSESLLSTKHLRDLQASKPYCQPVHSVVAKPIGKMSTRTIAEEKNSRSLQTLEIGTPKDDVGECSIHHLKKISFRLDPNANMPHPSTRIIVVKPSSGKYRKTKHQPVSLRHGLESDPVDFKYKKFTEHENGAVHNEKPGRAESISDTFLKAEVLKLPSSKLFCTQRKDNTLNFFSKRSSFSKDIKKQNIERWRLTNDLQEVETTCRSQNLGEMLATDNLETRPQFLDSKRDSHSFSSSFSVNTQISGSCSKNSPIPNHSAGSRVASGSPEGTIGHKASLYGWHLRQKVAVTEKHSKSMNQKQKDNVEYRDLNLKETNQHSPNSVLEPPFQEEKPCTSAFHGLCSAARQLQFLETNSEETYSEGSEMDVSSDGDSEIGSPDLLQDSENILKDFKTADGRDFSYLIDVLDEASLHGMNLGMCFETWNSLECPVNPSVFDLLEKKYGKQTSWLKSERKLLFDHINSGLSEILHSFLEIYIMEKSLKRRCCSTMRRTDIEEELWRMLISHENEICKDLSGKAIGNEIKWLQVEEEIGSICREIEKYLLDELAAELALH